The DNA region AATGTTCTTATCGAATGAGGCTACACTCGGCTGACCTTCGAGTTAATGTATCGCATTTTATTAATATGTAAATAGAATGTACATAGGGATCTTGTAGAAAGTGACTCCTAACCAAACTGCATCAAGCAGTTTATACGTAATAAGTTTGTCTTTTCAATCTTTGATATGTTTGCATTTCACCACTCATGGCATGTACTCAGAAACTGAAAAGTGGCATAAATTGTTCACTTTGCAATTTAGTATGAAGCTTTTGCAAATGAAGTCTGACCTTATATCCTTTTAAATCTGGTTTATGCACGGGCCATACACCCCTAGTTCAAAAGAGAAATAGACCATTATGCACGTGTTCCTTCATCACTGTGACCTTTATTTCTATCCTCTTcccaatatttatttttgcaaatcttaccaaatcacaaccaaatattatgtactctttaaataaataaaaatgatgaGACAACTGGAGCAAGTACTTATGACCTAAGAAACAAGACTCTTAAAATTTGAAGGCTCAACAAAAGATATTTCAAAAGCATGAGCTTGATtttgaaatgcatttactttgaAAAATTGGGTGAATTGGTTGAACTCCTATGGCAGGTGAAACAATCAATACAACATCAGCAATCTTGAATCAAATATTGACTACAAATATTAATGAACTACACAATCAATTACTGTTTATATTCTCAATTTTAAAAGACTAACTGAATGGAACATCGTTAGTTTCATTTTCCTTAAGGACTATGTTTGCACCAAGTTGACTGTTCATACCAAAAACTTAGGAGTCCAAGAATTTCAGCTAAAATATTTGGAGCTTAATAAGGAGATTTTTTAAGTTTGTCCAAACAAGCTTTTTAGTttgtatatttaaaaaatttaattagtcAAAAAAGAATAAGTGAGTAATTCAAGTAGCCTGTAAGTAGAATACAAAACATATTATATAGGATATAGAGTTTTTAATCTATTGATCTGTTGTTTGACTTTATTTTTACAGTGTATATTCCCTTGGTGCTTCATTTGTACTTTGAGCTATCTATCAACAAAATCTACATATTGGTAgtagaaaaaattaaatattcaattggaaaaaaaatctcaaaccATATATGTATAAAGGCAGAAACGGAGTGCCCATTGTTATTAGTACATGATTAGTATCTGGTAGCGTAGAATGCAAATACAAATTCAAAATAAACACCCAATAATCTTTCATGATAGAAAAATTAAACATTCAACTAAAATTTCTTAAACCAATCTCAAAAAGATAGGGAGGCAAGCTTACGTCATCCACATACACATAGTATGTGCCTAAAAAAATGTTTCAAGTATAGCTAAACGTTAACTGTTGTCTAAAATTTAATTCTCAAACCTGTTTGtaataagaaacaaataaagaagCAAATTTCAACGCTTGTTTGATCTTCTCAACGCGGAGGttgattcaaaatttgaaaagagTTCTTGCAAAAGAAATATtagatttttctcaaaaatcatttttttagccGAACCCTTGAAAGAAAAGTTTTTCTATTGTAATAAAAATCGAAAAACTTTAATGATTAGTTGAAAAAATGTTTTAcctaaaaaattgaaaaattatttgCAGGCTCATTTACTATTGCCATGACATCATTTCAACTTAGAAAATTTAATAGTTCATTGGACTTCTAATTTCGGGTTATTGAGTTACTCTCTCTGTTAGTGGACCAAAAAACTTTCCAAGAATAAAAGATTGGGATTCATTATAATAATAGTGCTATATAGTATGTCTTAAAAAATGGACGGTATAGATAAAAATTATGCACAGACACTAACAAATACAAGTGGAAAATAGTTGCGGCAACAAAAAGAGAACCAACATACCCGTTAAAAATAGTTGCCTGATTGTTGTATAAGGAATATATATGAAGCATTGGAGTATTGTTGTTAGAAGGCGTGATTCTTTTTCCGCGAAGAGAAgcgtttatacaaaaaaagtGTGTATGATGCGTTGCCTTTATTCGTTTGTGAAGTGTTGCTGATTCGTGATAAAGGAATTTGAAGCATTGGAGTGAAGTGAGGCATTTTGTGATGGTTGTTCAAAGGAGTggtttttttttgctcaagCGAAGAGACACTTTCTGCAAATAAGTGCTATGATGCgttgcctttttttttcttttaaacgtTGGTGGCTATTAAGTAAAATTTTAGAAGTTTAGTTAGGCAATTCTAATTAGGTTTTTAAGAAGGGTAAATATGTAATTTAACTTTCAAGTTAGggagttcatgcttttaatataatatacatatcggaaaagggccaaaattacccctgaactttgggaAATAGTCCATACCTCTGTAGgttatacttgtaaaattatacccttaccgttatactaattatacccttaccgttatactataGTCCAGATATACCCTTATGTTAAATTATTCACACGATGGCATCATCTTAGACCTTGACCCCATTTCAccccaaataattttttacccaccaACTTAACGGCCAACCCTGGATATAATTTTTTCacccaacccattttcttttctctttcttactctcttcttcttcctccacgTCCATCCCTCGATCCTCCTCTACACCTccatgtcattcttttttttttttttttttttttttaagtaactCTATCCAAATTACCAAACATGTAGCACCGGATTAAGGTCAAAATTAATGGGCTTTAAATTCTTCCCCTTGGATTATACAACTCTATttcaatttcttaaaataaacTTTCAAACCAGAGAGTAACTTGCGTGTGTAGCTCAAAATTGTTCAACTTACAACGATGAAGATAATGGTAGCCATAAAACGTGTTGTTGATTATGCCACAAAATCACTGTTAAACCCGACAAGGTACATCTTTACAATCTTAACTTTTTGATAATAATTATGTTAAATTCCATCTATTAAGTTTCACAAATTTGAAAACTATATTGATTGGAAGTATGATAAGTATAGATGATTCATTTATACTACGGACCCGATTTGATTGAGAttaaagggtgtgtttggtatgaaggaaaatgttttcttgcaAAATGTTTTCCGGGGCCGTTTAGTCACAAGTATTTGAGAAAAAgtagtttttgttttcaaagtgaaaaatggtaCTATTTAGAAATTGGAGGAGCTGGGGTGAGGGATCGGAGATTGTGGACATGGAGGAGTTGGGcatggaggaagaagaagaaagtaagaaagagaaaagaaaatgggttgggtGAAAAAATTATATCCGGGTCGAGTTGGGTTAAATtggtgggtaaaaaattatttggggGTGAAAATGGGCTGGGCATCTAGGATTATGCCACGTGGTAGACCGTTTAACATAAGGGTATATCTGGACTATAGTATAACAGTAAGGGTATAATTAGCCCtatagtataacgaagggtatggatgaacaatttcccaaagttcaggggtaattttggcccttttccgtatagatatagatagataCAAGTACAAATTGCTATGGAGATCTGAGTCGTAAGTAATGTTACTCATAATAAACATTATACACATGCAAAACATTGTTTATcactttatatatacatgacatgTATNNNNNNNNNNNNNNNNNNNNNNNNNNNNNNNNNNNNNNNNNNNNNNNNNNNNNNNNNNNNNNNNNNNNNNNNNNNNNNNNNNNNNNNNNNNNNNNNNNNNTAAAAATTAAAGgaattttggtccaaaaagattatcaatcaatcaaagCCAAAGTCAAGCGAGCGACGACGACGCGCGTAGACCCTCTTCTTTGACCCTTTTAGCAACATAGAAAGGTACTTACTTTTAAGTAGTTATTAAaacttttctttccaccacACCATTGAGGGacaaatgcttattttataAAGCAAAAGGGGACAACTCATTTTCCCTCCActtcttttccctccatttcccattcaacTTATCTATTAAACCCAACAAAAAGTCCCATGTGACCGGAAATGAAAGGTTCAGAAAATTGGAAATACAGAAAAGAACCAGAATTGCAGAGTGCTTCCCGCAAGAACTTTAAACAGAGAGCCAATAGAAGATGGATTCTAGGAACGCATGGAGGGAAATTgggaaatttaagaaaaagacCAAAAAGCCCATGCAAGTATCTATTTAATGAGGCAGCAGGGGTATTTTAGTGATTCAAAAGGTGAGTACAATGCTAACCTACTACAGTaatacattacatatatatatgaggcaTTCATGTTACTCTACTGCGGTAACTTTTAACCCATCAAATAGGAGAAATTGAGTGTCATTATGTAAGTTATTCATATTTTTCTTAGTGAACAAAAGAGGAATAAAAATGTTCAATCATCCTTTCGTCATTGACCTATAAtatgcagtggcggagccaggattgccgccgagggggttcaaaatataaaaaagtaaacatacgaagaagcctaagggggttcaacatctattatatatacataaaaaataattttaatcttcgtaaaaataagatttttttctCCGCCTATGGTTGGACGAACACCCTCGGCtatatgtggctccgccactgataaTATGTTCAAATTGCTCAATCCATCCACTAGACCACCTGAAATTCTTCGTTTGCATTTTCAGTATTGCCATAAGTACTAACATTAAATCATGTTATCTTGCCTTCTTTTCAGTTGAATATGGAAAGCATGTTCTTTTTACTATGTATGACTATGAAGTTGGTTGGTGTTAACCTTGCTTTGAGTTTCCCAAATTCCTTCTTCTGCTCTCCCAAGATCCTCACTGTTAGTTGTGGGCGCAATTCAAgacacctcttttttttttttttttttcaaatgtctTCTTCCGCTCTCCCAAAACCCTCACTGTTAGCCGTGAGCGCCATTCAGCCCTCGCAATCTCAAGTCATAGTTGTTGAAGAAGACTCAAGAGTCTAAAGATTTGTATAGAAGCTTGGAATGATTCTGCGTGCCATTGTGTTTGGAAGATTTGTATGGTGGATATAACTTCTTTCTATGTTTAAAAGAGAATTTacgatttttaatttattttcttgcctGATAATTACacatttttatttgtatttttctctTCTGAATTGCATAACGATGGAATGTTAacttcttgatttctcttcttAGCTCATTctgatttttttatatttggtaaCAATGAATAGTGTCGTCTATCATTTTGTGGCTTTTGTTGTGTAGAGAATTTCTCATGCGGTTACAAGGAGATATATGAGGCAGAGAAACAATAATAATTTGAGAGAAGAGGGAACTGTAGAATGAATTACTCCCTCagtccaatttatgtgacactctttcttttttagaaattccaaaaagaatgacaccttttttatatttagtaacaattttttttatgaccGAGAAATTCGTCGGGAACGGACCCTATGGGCCAACCGCAGCCTCCGAAACTTGGGGATGATGGGGCCTaccctctacccttctccacttactGCACCGTGGTTAAGCAGCACGGGGGCTCGAACCTTTGACCTAAGACACAAGTCCCTCAACCTTTGCCAATTGAGCTTAATCCTGGGGGGCTATTTAGTTAACattatttagtaacaatttaactttaaagttcccattttatctttaatgagataatttatagccacacaaatatctttgtcttattttagattataaatttcaaaagtcgttctttcatttttaaactccgtgccaagtatacaccttcacataaattgggatagagggagtactaTTAAGTCTATATGCAGGGCTACTACTAAAAAATatgctaaaaagaaaaagagccTCTTTCACTCAAGATCCCAACTTTTTTCATCAGCTAACTTCAGCACTCCTTTAAAAAGGCATATAATGTATCTTCTATTACAATCTGGTTGTTATTGTAATTCTTGAAACATATAACCCAAAGATAAAACCTTGCCTTCTGTTCATTTGGTTAAATTAGCTCCAAAAGGTACAAGATTCTAAAGGGGCTTGACCCTTTTTTTATTGGATCGTTATTTTATGACCTGTAGAATTTAATCAATCCTCTATTACCATAATGAGatattgttgtttctttcaaGGTACAGCCTAAGCAGTGTTCTTGTTTCCTAAGAAAATTTCGGTTGGTGCAAAATATGGTTTCAACTTGGGGATTCTAACACATTGTATTTGATTTACTGGGTTTGAAATCCATAATATGTACTTATGTAGTGAAACTTTTTAACACGTAAGCAAGATTCGAGCCAATGCTACGGGGCTTAGATGAATCCATAAGATGTATGTTAGATCCACCCCTGATTGGTGTGTCCTGCAATTCTGTAGCTTGTAGCCTGGAATTTTATATCAGTAAATTATGGTTGAAAAGAatatgtatgtgattttatttAAACTGGTTTGACTATTGTAGGATTGAACGCCATTGAAAAGAGATCTTCAAACCTCGACATGGCTGAGGCTAAGTTTGAAGCAATCAAGATaacaaaaagaaatgaaatgatCATGAAGAAGTCTTCAATATCTAAgatcaagcaaaaaaaaaaaaaaataataagaagatAAATATAGATAACTCACCACTAAAATCCGAATATTGGAGAAGAGGACAGGCGTCTAACATGGGAGAAACTTTGACTATGTCAAAGTCGTATGTGGTCGCAAGTAGCAAGGCTAACTTCCTAAGGTTTCTGAATATCTGTGTCTCTGTTGGGAAGTTTGCTACCTGAAATAAGGAACACTTCAAGTGATTAGGGTCTTCAAAAAGATAAATACCGAAGGAGTTTGAGAAGACAAGACATCATCAAATACCTGGTCAAAATAAGCTGTGACTATTAAAGATTTAACCTGAGCAGGTAAATCTCTTGCAAATTCACCAAATATGTATGGTATTCCAGCACCTCCGATGAGACAAATATTTACATGTTTCAACACAGGAACAGAAGAGAAGCAAAATCTTACTTTGTCATCAAAAGAACCCTCAAACCTACGAAGCTTTGTAGCCTGAAGATCAATCTCTTCCAATTCGCAACAATCAACAAAAAGAACAGATGTTACTGTACCAGAGATGCATAGCTTATACGGAAGTTTGCAATACTTTATGATTAACTGATTAAGGTTCAAACAAGAGGACAAGATACCCTCAAGTTGTCCCCTTTCTAACACAACGCCCATCACGATAAGGGTCTTGAGGGAGTTAAGACGGACTCCGACTCTTGGTTGTAGAACGCAAGCAGTCAAACACAAGAATTTCAATGAGGATGCTTGAGAGAGAAGCTcaagagaaaatttaaaaaacgtGCTGGGGTCAGGGTTAATGTTATGTGTGGCAGGAATAGTGCCACAATCAAAGTAAGACGTAATCTTTCAACACCTAATTTTGAAACAGAATGCATCAATTGGTGAAATTCACTAGAAAACTCTCTCCCAATGCAAATGCGCATCTCAAGGTCAACCACTTTACGACCCGAATAAAGTTGCAAAAACTGATTTACTACTCTCACGAATTTTTGCTGATAGTAAGGGCAACAACTATGACGTAAAGAGTTAACCCCAATCATGTCAAGGCTGAATTGTAATGTAGGCATAGAGGCATACAGATATCTCCACCTCCTAGATAAAATGCTCATCCTAACAACATCTTTTATTTTCAGACGTGCGAGAATGGAAGACAAAACGTATCCTGTTAGTTGACTAGCGTAACTCAGTACTGGAGCGTATCTGGTAGCCTTGGTAGAATGTGTCGCTTAACTTGAATGACATAATCATAGTTGGTAGCGTAATTTGGTAATTGACTAGCGTAATCCACCTTTGCATCATGAACCTAATTGCATTACACgcaccaacaaaaaaaaattaaagagaaattttatattagtcaaaaaagaaattctagaggaaaaaaaatagcAGTACTAGGTATAAGTATTTGTTATTGGACCCAAGTTATGTAGAAAAATGTATGCTCGTGCATAAATAACATGCTTTGGCTCCTGAATTAAAACCTCTTACTCCTTTAATTTTCTTCCAAGTTTGGGTTTaatctttgtttttgtttatagAATTAGCTCTAAATAAGAAGAGGAATATCTAATTCATTACTCCAAAATGTATGGGGGGACAATAAATTCATCATATTCACTTTGATTACTATGATTCTTTTCTAATCTTGAAATTTGTTTTCATAAAACACCATCAAAATTACAATTTGCACATACCgctttctcttttttgtttgtcAATCTTTTCCCAACAAACCCGTGACAATTCATCCAAAGAGCAATTCCTCCCAATGTAAGCCATTGCAGAATCACTAATCCCAGAGTATCTCCATCAGCATATGCCATGATCTGTAAGTAACAAATTAGGGTTCAAATTCTAAGTTTGTTTAAACTTTGGCGGCAAGTTAGTGATCTTCAACTCTTTGCCCCGCTTagcaaattttttgaaaaataacctCAACTTAAATATTACTTATATTGTCCATCACACATAAATTCTATATTTTCacccccaactttgctttaaaaatcaaactcccccctcaattttgaacaatagtcattcttccccctttatcCTAATTAACTTGTttaaattcctattttacccttatattatcaacttgtcttttttcttttatttctttaaaatcatgatgatattttttatcttcttaatCAAATTtcctataagaaaataaatttgattttcaagacggaaaaagaaaaataagaaattccaattgattatataacttaatatcattctataatgaaataaacGAGAacaataagaattttttttattaataattatcaAAACTCTAATATttgtatttatacaagtaaaaataagtgtgtaataataactttataaatatgtttcaatgcagataatacaaattaattaataaaaacagaggtatattctataacaaattcctaaaagattatctatttataattaaatgaattttaaattattatttaaaaattcttCCATTAATGACAATCAAAACTCGTTATATATTGACAATAGAGAATACGATATCAATGAAACttatgcatatgtgtgtgtgtgtgtgtgtgtgtgtagaacgatattaagttatatctcaatcataaatatattaaatacgaatcataaataaagttttatttaagttcatattctaagtagaataatccttttagaatttataacaaaatccaatgttactttttatgattgatattgtcacgacccaaccccgtaggccgcgacccgtgcccgaattgggcactcgtacatacctagtatcccaaatcagaaatagcgtacgaataactttataccgtgtacaaataacatatatttacgaAGAGTGGAACGTCGCCCTAAGTTcgtcacaaatatacatatattcgtCATAACTTCCAAAAAtagtatcacatataagccgataaggtcACATAGTataggggacgtccaaatcacaaatcacacgtacacgACCGAATAGTgagtacccataacccacacatatatgtctacggacctacaAGGAGcatacgtaatcatatgacgggacggggcccccgccgtacccgtgaacaaacatatgcatatatatacaataacgaATGGTcgggatcaaagtataggctccgaacaagggagcgctccaagtcggtgacgaacagaatcctaagcttggtggatcatccaaaatGAGAAAATTGCACAACGCGGCATGTAAACGCACggccagaagaaagggggtcgattacgaatatgtattgagtacgcaaagcatgaaatatagtgaacaagatCACGAGGTCAAAACgtaagtacggaaagtaaatgcaatattcaaaatattaaaaagcttactcataaaaatacaaaccatgcatggggctcttagaacggtggtcgcccgccgtcgttggcgccacgccacatcatactccttaagattttatatctccgacacccgacatatcatatcacatcataacgccgtaaccccgcataacgccaaatatacacctTACCGGCCAAAGGGACTCGGcgtcggacacatcatactccgaatatatcaaagtgcgcacgaaacataaccgcccgggactcggtgaaggatatagtaaCCGTAGCACGGCGAGTCGGGAGGCTATATGcgcttttaaaacatttttcaaaaaactcataaaataatcaaagtgggttatcatttaaaaccaacgcgatagtcaaatcaagtttctttcaAACGTCGATCGagacatatcaaatcgaactttaagACTCGTAGACacatatcaaaccatatgaaatagcttatggaaattggCATAGTCGTCATTATAAAGTCGTTAGAGTAGTGTAGTCAACGTCCTGGGTTTAAGACAATAATTATACTCAATCCTTTCGAAAGTCATTAGTTCACACAAAGCGAGAGTCTCGGCTCACTGGGGCcgacgagtatcgaaccaatccggatccatttatgaaagttggagaccttatccattataga from Lycium ferocissimum isolate CSIRO_LF1 chromosome 2, AGI_CSIRO_Lferr_CH_V1, whole genome shotgun sequence includes:
- the LOC132047892 gene encoding uncharacterized protein LOC132047892; the encoded protein is MGVVLERGQLEGILSSCLNLNQLIIKYCKLPYKLCISGTVTSVLFVDCCELEEIDLQATKLRRFEGSFDDKVRFCFSSVPVLKHVNICLIGGAGIPYIFGEFARDLPAQVKSLIVTAYFDQVANFPTETQIFRNLRKLALLLATTYDFDIVKVSPMLDACPLLQYSDFSASAMSRFEDLFSMAFNPTIVKPV